Proteins encoded together in one Phyllostomus discolor isolate MPI-MPIP mPhyDis1 chromosome 6, mPhyDis1.pri.v3, whole genome shotgun sequence window:
- the TMEM247 gene encoding transmembrane protein 247, which translates to MTSEDRETMEARGAGESCPAIPKMAPDDPMSEGKSRAALEAEPPKPDSSYDYLEEMEICDDRGCSGPPKLPSPKAGPTTKGQAGDGPELTEKPLALGTRGIERSAEMELEKVRMEFELTRLQYLHQESERQRQHEEVMEQLRQQAAPRLFSGGLQDLLHPQNQFALFLYCFIFIHIIYVTKEMIFFLFSKHYLFCIAAILLCLIKTLWS; encoded by the exons ATGACATCAGAGGACAGGGAGACGATGGAAGCCCGGGGGGCGGGAGAAAGCTGCCCAGCCATCCCCAAGATGGCGCCCGATGACCCCATGTCTGAAGGGAAGTCGAGGGCTGCTTTG gaGGCAGAGCCCCCTAAGCCAGACTCTTCCTATGACTACCTGGAGGAGATGGAAATTTGTGACGACAGAGGCTGCTCAGGGCCACCTAAGTTGCCATCCCCCAAGGCTGGCCCCACCACCAAGGGCCAGGCGGGCGACGGGCCTGAACTCACAGAGAagcccctggccctggggacCCGAGGAATTGAGCGCAGTGCTGAGATGGAGCTGGAGAAAGTGCGCATGGAGTTTGAGCTCACGCGGCTGCAGTACCTGCACCAGGAGAGTGAGCGCCAGCGGCAGCACGAGGAGGTGATGGAGCAGCTGCGGCAGCAGGCGGCACCccgtctg TTCTCGGGAGGCCTCCAGGACCTCCTGCACCCCCAGAACCAGTTTGCCCTGTTCCTGTACTGCTTCATCTTTATACACATAATCTATGTCACCAAGGAGatgatcttctttctcttctccaagCACTACCTGTTCTGCATCGCAGccattttgctttgtttgatTAAAACTTTATGGTCATAG